The genomic window CAAAACCCTCTTTAGAAACGTTATCAATGCCTGAAGTCGATGTCATCTAAAAGTATGCCCAAGAAACGAGCAGAGGTGAAACCAGAAGGGGTGATATGTTATATGAGTAAATCCAAGCGTTGTATAAACATGGGCATGATGGATAAACGGTTGTATCATGTATAGTATGGTTGTATAACCGATTTCCATGTTGGTCCAACGGTTGCATGAAAAtcaaaatgtgttaatttttgGTGGCTGGAGTTAGCGGTAGTACAATGAGTTGGAATGTATATACGCAGATTGTACAACCaactttgtttacattttttctttttaattatatacacagaaaaaaactttaaaaaaatttaaaaaaaatataaaaatttaaatattaaaaaaaatgaataaaattaaataaaaaaatataaaaattaaaatatataaaaacaattaataaagtttaaaaaaatatatcaaaattaaaatatatcaaaaaatttaaaaatatatatataaattaaaatacataaaaaaattaatacagtttaaaaaaatatataaaaattaaaatatataaaaaaattaataaaattaaaaaaaatatataaaaattaaaatatgtatataaaaaaatcaagaaagttaaaaaaaatatatattataaaaattaaaatatataaaaaaattaataaaagtaaaaaacaaaaatataaaaattaaaatatataaaaaaaatttataaaatcttaaaatcttCCTTCATTTTACAAAATGCGGCAACGCGTTTTGTATTATGTTAGAATATGTACACATACTATATACTACAGCCGTCCAACTCATTACACAACGTGTTGGAGTTCCTTCATATAccgaacatacatatgttgaaTATGTTAGGGTCGGTACTGTAGAGCCCTTACTTGTTAATACTTGTTACAATATCTAGAACATATTTCCAGTGCAACGGAGATCTATCAGGGCTGCTAAAGCTCCTCATatggagatggagatggagatgGCAATCAATTCTTGGTAAATGTCGCTCAAACCCTGTCTGCATTATGCCGGACAGTCAATTGGAATAGAGAGAGAGGAGCGCGGTTTAATACTAAATactgaaatgtatatttttatgttccTTAAAGCAGGGTATACACATGCAGGCTTGTGTGCATACTTCATGACATCAGAAAAAAAAGCGCTACTTGcactttataatttatattctatataaaaaataaatttcaaatttttacgtGATAttgaatttacatacatttctTTTCCACAtactaaagcaataaaaaattagaaaagcatCACCTAAAATATTCaagttatttgttttattttccaaagGACATTATTTGTTCACATATATACAGgcataacaaattttaaaataagggCACTGATTGAAGATGGGACCAACGAAATTGGTGGTATTTTAATATATGCGCACAGGTACTCTATTCTTATTcggattggttggttggtttaagtggtgattctctAAGAATCCAATTAGCGCTTTCGCACAATTTTTTTGCCTCACTTCGCTACCAACAAGTTATACGGGTGATTCCTTTACGGCAATCTGTGCGATTGAGAAACCTTATAAAGTTGTTAGGTCTATACCAACCAGCTCTTCGGGTTACTCAAAAAGTGATTTGCCAAGGGTTAGCAACCtcgccttccatagggcagggcattcacagagggtgtgaaaaatagtttatttttccTCCAGTTGATTACAACTACGACTATAAATTGTAAAGgggcccattttggctgctttcaTACCTATGAACCAGAAGTCAGTTATCACTGCCGTGAGTCTGCAGACTTCCCTCcatttcatatttatcaatGTTAAGGTTTGTTTGTGGTTTTAGGTGGGCCGTAACATTCTGCTAACTTTGCATATCGTCTGAcccctccatctacaatccgcgattcgtagGTATTTTGAGGAGATTCCATTCTTGATTAGAATGAACCATACAACTCATGCGCGCGGTGGATAtcacattcaaaaaataaatgtcatcaaattatttaccaaaaaaaaatcattccaacaatatttctcttCTGTATTATCATTTTCCAATCTCAAATTCTTAAAAAAGCACCCTATATATGTTTATCACGActgaaaataaatatgcaacGGATAGTGATTTGGTCGGATATCCGGCGAGCTGATTTGACAACTCCATTATCTAATTGTCGCCAAAATACAATATGTTCTGAATTGACTTGCGAGACATCTTCCAACAGCAGTTGTTCACCGACTTCTGTATCCAGAGCTAAAAGATTACGAAATGAAGCTGATTCAAATGTTTACTAGTGAATCTCACGACACGTTTTGGGAGTTTTTCAATGAAATGGCAGATGGAAACCATATTCAGCATAGCAAacaagataaaggtaaagataaaatcCCAGCTCTTCTTAATTatgattaataattttactaattgaagatttaagtaaattttcgtTTTCTGCTCTTTGTTACTTTAGCACATTTAAATGAATTTCACCAAAACTAGTGGCTAGCTTAttacctaacaaacattttttacttaaaatcatATTGAGAAACTACCCGGCATCTCTCGATTAAACTGCCTACATTTCATTTACCTTACCGGAAgctgattgtaatagcaaaatgACGAAATGCCAAGTGGTTGCCATATAACTGCTGTAAAAGATGCTAAAACGATTTCTTAATATTAAAACCAAAACATATTTTACAGAATTAAATTTATAGAACTAAAGTTATAAGAAAacatgaattaaataaatcgtAGTGTTAATGTGCTTGtaaattgttaaaatatatCTCGCCTTATGCAAAATGGCTGAAATCGGTTCTGCGAAACGATTTGCAACTGAACCGTTCAGTTATTAaagtcatattttttcatatttttgcaagGTCTCTGAGTGCTTgcgaaatctttattttcataaattaattaacctaagtttgcaccaacaacaaaaatacaacaCAATTATATTGCACAATATTTTCTCTCATTTCAATTGTTTGATGCACAGCTGATCAGCCTGTGACAAATTTTTTCGCTGTACTGCTGCAAAAATTTTCGCTGCCACCGACTTActgaaaaagtaaacaaattttttaacaaaggcaaataataagcaaattgaGTACAATAAATTGCAATGTCCGTGGCAGAGTCCAATTTAACAGAGCAGCTAGACAATGAGGAGGTTCGTGAAATACTCAAGAACACCACAGACCTCCGGCAATATTCACGTCAAATTGAGAAGGAATTCAAGGATGTGGAGAACAAATCCATTGAGGATTATATTGCAGAATCTCAAAATATAGCTAGTCTACATAACCAGATCGGCGAATGTGATGATGTTTTGGAGCGTATGGAAACAATGTTGATGAATTTTCAGAGTGTACTTAGTAATATAAGTAGCGAGATTACGCAGCTGCAGAAGAAGTCGGTTGCCATGTCAGTGCAGCTCACCAATCGACAGTCGGTAAAAGCGCAGCTTTCACAGTTCATTGAAGACATGGCGGTGTCGGAGGAGATGATTGCGATTATTATGGAAACACCAGTGACGGAAAAAGAATTTGCTACGCAATTGAATGTTTTGAATCATAAACTTTCGCTGGTAAAAGAGCTAAGTTTCAAAGACTCGAAAGCGACGGGTGATATGAATGAAGTGCTGCATAAATTGCGCCTGAAGGCTATGTCGAAGATCAGAACATATTTGCTTGAACAAATCTACAAATTTCGAAAACCCATGACAAATTATCAAATACCGCAAAATGCGATGTTAAAACATAAATTCTTCTTTGAATTCATTTTGTCCAATGAGCGGCAAGTCGCACAAGAGATTTGCAGTGAATATATCGACACAATGAGTAAAATCTATTATAGCTACTTCAAGGCGAGTAAAATACCTAGATTACCCACGTTAAGTTCAACTTCGtaatatttatgattttatacTTGCATTGTAGAGTTACTCCTCACGTTTGACGAGTTTAAAATTCGAGGAGTCTTGCACAAAAGATGATCTAATGGGAATAGAGGATAATCTTTCGAAAGGATTATTCGCTAAGACCACAAGTTTGAAGCACAAAAGCACAATTTTTACAATTGGCAAACGCGGCGAGATACTTAATCAGCAACTAGAGGCGCCTATAATTGTACCGCATGCCCAGTTAAAAAATAGGGTAAGTTATAACTTATAAtgcatttgtatttatgtacatttacaATTACTTGGGGCCTTTGCAGTACACTTTTGAGGCTTTGTTCCGGTCAGAGCAGTACGCACTCGTGGACAACGCCTGCCgtgaatatttatttgtaactGAATTTTTTATGGTGCGTAGCATACAAGCACAAGATCTTTTCAATCAGATTATGGGCAAGACACTAACGCTAATGATTGTAAGTATAATGATCATATTTctgatttcaaatttattataaattttttttgaaaatttagaaaaacttgGAAACCAGTATTCAGGACTGCTACGATACTATTGCAATGTTCCtttgcattcaattaatttttcgatACCAACTAATGTGTCACAAACGCTGCGTACCTGCGTTGGATAAGTAAGCTTACTGGGTAGTGAACACTTGCATGATTTGACTGATCAACTTTTTGTTTACAGATATTGGGACTCGCTACAGGCTACCATCTGGCCACGTTTTGATCATGTATTCCGTTTAAACATACAAAGTATACGCGATTGTGATCCCACAAAGTTCAACAAGGAAATGGGGCCGCACTATGTAAGTGCAtgcagagaaaaaaatatatacaaatttacgcGAATACTTACTTACCTACTATCCTTCTGCTTCACATAGATTACCCGCCGTTATGCCGAATTTTCCGCTGCCATTGTAGGTATCTCGGAACACTTCCCGAACGAACTTGTTAGTCGCTTACTGCTCGAATTGCAAAACGAAGTGGAATGTTTCATTTTACGCATGGCAGCTATTTTCCCAACACGTAAAGAACAATTAATCTACCTCATAAACAATTACGATTTGGTTCTGGGTGTGTTGATGGAACATACTCGCGACAACTCCAAAGAAGCGGAATCGTTCCGCGAACAACTCAATGCACGCAGCGCCgaatatgttgaagaaatattagCGCCACACTTCGGCGGCATCATTCAATTTGTAAAGGAATTCGAACACTTTTTCGAAAAGGAGGAAATGGATGAGTTGCGAAAACAAGAGCggcgtagccttgctctagtcGCTAGTTTTTCGACAAATTGGAAAAAGTCCCTAGAAGAGTTGAATCGCGAAGTATTGCTCTCTTTTCCCTCCCTACTTACCGGCTCGCAATTGCTGCAACTTGCACTGGCTAGTCTAGTGCAATACTACCATCGTTTTCATAAGTTATTAACGCCCAATGCGCGTGCGCAGCTAACAAACATACATGTCGTAATGGTGGAAATCA from Anastrepha ludens isolate Willacy chromosome 5, idAnaLude1.1, whole genome shotgun sequence includes these protein-coding regions:
- the LOC128863426 gene encoding vacuolar protein sorting-associated protein 52 homolog, coding for MSVAESNLTEQLDNEEVREILKNTTDLRQYSRQIEKEFKDVENKSIEDYIAESQNIASLHNQIGECDDVLERMETMLMNFQSVLSNISSEITQLQKKSVAMSVQLTNRQSVKAQLSQFIEDMAVSEEMIAIIMETPVTEKEFATQLNVLNHKLSLVKELSFKDSKATGDMNEVLHKLRLKAMSKIRTYLLEQIYKFRKPMTNYQIPQNAMLKHKFFFEFILSNERQVAQEICSEYIDTMSKIYYSYFKSYSSRLTSLKFEESCTKDDLMGIEDNLSKGLFAKTTSLKHKSTIFTIGKRGEILNQQLEAPIIVPHAQLKNRYTFEALFRSEQYALVDNACREYLFVTEFFMVRSIQAQDLFNQIMGKTLTLMIKNLETSIQDCYDTIAMFLCIQLIFRYQLMCHKRCVPALDKYWDSLQATIWPRFDHVFRLNIQSIRDCDPTKFNKEMGPHYITRRYAEFSAAIVGISEHFPNELVSRLLLELQNEVECFILRMAAIFPTRKEQLIYLINNYDLVLGVLMEHTRDNSKEAESFREQLNARSAEYVEEILAPHFGGIIQFVKEFEHFFEKEEMDELRKQERRSLALVASFSTNWKKSLEELNREVLLSFPSLLTGSQLLQLALASLVQYYHRFHKLLTPNARAQLTNIHVVMVEIKKYKSNY